A single window of Pseudomonas lijiangensis DNA harbors:
- a CDS encoding DASS family sodium-coupled anion symporter: protein MNLSAETPETPTGKVKIPMGLLIGVLVMVGVLFLPMPADLPVAGHRMLAILAFAVVVWITEAVSYEASAIMITSLIAFLIGSAPTLQDPSVLYGSSTAITMALSGFSNSALALVTGALFLAAAMTHTGLDRRIALVTLSRIGTSTRRIMIGAIAVTILLSLVVPSATARSACVVPIMMGVIAAFGVDKRSNIAVAIMIIVAQGTSVWNIGIQTAAAQNLLTAGFMDKMLGERVSWIDWLIAGAPWALIMSGVLILLVLKLLPPESDSIPGGKEAVAQSLADIGPMTGAQKRLLSVSVMLLLFWSTEGKLHSFDTTSTTYAGLVILLLPRWGVMTWKDVQSRIPWGTVIVFGVGISLGTALLTTQAGQWLGGQVVSRTGLDQLGSLGIFAILGAFLILIHLGFASATALTSALLPILIAVLQTLPGDFNRLGMTMLLGFVVSYGFILPINAPQNMVCLGTETFDARQFAKVGIPMTLIGYALMLLFGMTYWKWLGWM, encoded by the coding sequence ATGAACCTGTCTGCAGAGACGCCTGAAACACCGACGGGCAAGGTGAAAATTCCCATGGGCCTGCTGATCGGTGTATTGGTCATGGTCGGCGTGCTGTTTTTGCCTATGCCCGCTGACTTGCCGGTTGCGGGCCACCGGATGCTGGCGATTCTGGCTTTTGCCGTTGTGGTGTGGATTACCGAGGCTGTTTCCTACGAAGCCAGCGCAATCATGATCACTTCGCTGATTGCGTTTCTGATTGGCTCGGCGCCTACCTTGCAAGACCCTTCGGTGCTGTATGGGTCATCGACCGCCATCACGATGGCCCTGAGCGGGTTTTCCAATTCGGCACTGGCGCTGGTCACCGGGGCGCTCTTCCTGGCTGCTGCCATGACCCACACCGGGCTGGACCGACGCATTGCGCTGGTCACCCTGTCGCGCATCGGCACCAGCACTCGCCGGATCATGATCGGCGCCATTGCCGTCACCATCCTGCTCAGTCTCGTGGTGCCCAGTGCCACGGCGCGCAGCGCGTGTGTCGTGCCCATCATGATGGGCGTGATTGCGGCATTTGGCGTCGACAAGCGTTCGAATATCGCTGTGGCGATCATGATCATCGTTGCTCAGGGCACCAGTGTCTGGAACATCGGTATACAGACGGCAGCGGCACAGAATCTCCTGACCGCAGGCTTCATGGACAAGATGCTCGGTGAGCGGGTGTCCTGGATCGACTGGCTGATCGCCGGTGCGCCCTGGGCGTTGATCATGTCGGGCGTTCTGATTCTGTTGGTCCTCAAGCTGCTGCCGCCTGAAAGCGACAGCATTCCCGGAGGCAAGGAAGCGGTTGCACAATCGTTGGCCGACATAGGCCCGATGACTGGAGCCCAGAAGCGACTGCTGAGTGTTTCCGTAATGTTGCTGCTGTTCTGGTCGACCGAGGGCAAGCTGCACAGTTTCGATACCACCTCCACCACCTACGCGGGTCTGGTGATTCTGCTCCTGCCGCGTTGGGGCGTCATGACCTGGAAGGATGTGCAGTCCCGCATTCCCTGGGGAACCGTAATCGTGTTCGGCGTCGGTATCAGTCTGGGGACTGCCTTGCTGACGACCCAGGCCGGTCAGTGGCTGGGAGGCCAGGTGGTGAGCAGAACCGGCCTCGACCAACTCGGCTCCCTGGGGATTTTCGCCATTCTGGGCGCTTTCCTGATTCTGATTCATCTGGGGTTTGCCAGCGCAACGGCCTTGACCTCGGCCTTGCTGCCGATCCTGATCGCGGTGTTGCAGACCCTGCCTGGAGACTTCAACCGGCTGGGCATGACCATGCTGCTGGGGTTTGTGGTCAGTTACGGTTTTATCCTGCCCATCAATGCGCCGCAGAACATGGTCTGCCTGGGGACGGAAACTTTCGATGCGCGGCAATTCGCGAAGGTGGGCATCCCGATGACTCTGATTGGCTATGCACTGATGCTGCTGTTCGGCATGACCTACTGGAAGTGGCTGGGCTGGATGTAG
- a CDS encoding RNA polymerase factor sigma-70, with protein MPERLTCDTPLLQAFVDNRTILVKVATRITGCTSRAEDVVQDAFFRLQSAPEISSSIKAQLSYLFQIVRNLAIDHYRKQALEQKYSGSEEEGLNVVVHGASPETSHINFVTLEHIADALAQLPSRTRYAFEMYRLHGVPQKEIAQELGVSPTLVNFMIRDALIHCRKVSRQDPHTPSS; from the coding sequence ATGCCGGAACGACTAACCTGTGATACCCCCCTGCTCCAGGCCTTCGTCGATAACCGTACGATCCTGGTCAAAGTTGCCACTCGCATCACCGGCTGCACCTCCCGCGCAGAAGATGTCGTGCAGGATGCGTTCTTCCGCCTGCAGTCAGCCCCTGAAATCTCTTCGTCGATCAAGGCCCAGCTCAGCTACCTGTTTCAGATCGTGCGCAACCTGGCCATTGATCACTATCGCAAGCAGGCGCTGGAGCAAAAGTACTCGGGCAGCGAAGAAGAGGGGCTGAATGTGGTCGTGCACGGTGCATCCCCCGAAACCTCACACATCAATTTTGTCACCCTGGAGCACATCGCAGACGCCTTGGCTCAGTTGCCCAGCCGCACCCGCTACGCATTCGAGATGTACCGTCTGCACGGCGTACCGCAAAAAGAGATCGCCCAGGAACTGGGAGTGTCGCCGACGCTGGTCAACTTCATGATTCGCGATGCACTGATCCATTGCCGCAAGGTCTCACGCCAGGACCCACACACTCCCTCCTCGTGA
- a CDS encoding TetR/AcrR family transcriptional regulator, which translates to MRYALDHKAQTHERIIKEASARFRRDGIGATGLQPLMKALGLTHGGFYAHFKSKDDLVEQALLCAAQEAKETIGKFFAMEDPMSGLIDLYLSTEHRDTPESGCPLPNICAELGQAGKPSPITDEIILHLTSAFAQTLPGENTQERSISMISTLVGALILARSTQSSELSEQILSTANARLKQGIKELR; encoded by the coding sequence ATGCGTTATGCCCTGGATCACAAAGCCCAAACCCATGAGCGCATCATCAAGGAAGCGTCTGCGCGGTTTCGCCGTGACGGTATTGGTGCCACAGGCCTGCAACCCTTGATGAAAGCGCTGGGACTGACTCATGGCGGCTTCTATGCCCACTTCAAATCCAAGGATGACCTGGTAGAGCAGGCGCTGCTCTGCGCTGCGCAAGAGGCGAAAGAAACAATCGGCAAGTTCTTCGCCATGGAAGACCCGATGTCCGGCCTCATCGATCTGTACCTCTCGACTGAACACCGCGACACCCCCGAATCAGGCTGCCCCCTGCCAAACATTTGTGCAGAACTTGGGCAGGCAGGTAAACCCAGCCCGATCACCGATGAAATCATCCTTCACCTGACGTCAGCCTTTGCCCAGACATTGCCAGGGGAAAACACTCAGGAAAGAAGCATCAGCATGATTTCGACACTGGTTGGCGCTCTGATCCTGGCACGCAGCACCCAGAGCAGCGAATTGTCGGAGCAGATTCTCAGCACCGCCAACGCCAGACTCAAACAGGGAATAAAAGAACTTCGTTGA
- a CDS encoding ComEA family DNA-binding protein: protein MRTDLFSTLLFALLTSFSVAVTAAPTGQVMTDNMAPHSVAKEQKSDTVNINQADAETLQKALAGIGKNKAMAIVAYRETNGAFASVEELIEVKGIGKAILDKNRDKLTVE from the coding sequence ATGCGAACTGATCTTTTCTCCACGTTACTCTTTGCCTTGCTTACCAGTTTCTCGGTTGCCGTTACGGCTGCACCGACTGGCCAGGTGATGACTGACAACATGGCCCCTCATTCTGTTGCCAAGGAGCAGAAGAGCGATACGGTCAATATCAATCAGGCCGATGCAGAAACGTTGCAGAAAGCACTTGCCGGTATTGGCAAGAATAAAGCCATGGCAATAGTTGCCTATCGGGAAACCAACGGGGCATTCGCATCCGTTGAAGAATTGATCGAAGTGAAAGGTATTGGCAAGGCGATTCTGGACAAGAATCGTGACAAGTTGACGGTCGAATGA